GTGCGGGAGACCGTCCTGGAGACCTGCACGCGGCGCCCGGGCCTGCGGATGGTGCTGGCCCACTGCGCGATGTCGGACCTCGGCCGCCTGCACCGGCACGTGGGCGACGTGCCCAACCTCTTCTTCGACACGTCCTGGTGGACCCCGGCGCACCTCATGGCGCTCTTCCGGCTGGTGCCGCCCGGCCGCGTGCTGGCCGCCAGCGACCTGCCCTACAGCACCCCGGTGTCGTGGCTGATGGCGACGGCGCGCTGCGCGTGGCAGGCGGGGCTGGACCGTGACCAGGTCGCGTCGGTGCTCGGCGGCCAGGCGACCCGGCTGCTCGAGGGGCGGGAGCCGCTCGACCTGGGTGGGCCACCCGAGCGGGAGGCCCGGGCGGTGGGGCCGTTCCTCGAGGTCGCCTCGACCAACCTGCTGGCCGCGCTGGAGGCGATGCAGCGGGGCCTCCACCCCGAGGTGCCGCTCACCGTGGCCCGGCACGCGTGCGACGTACCGTCGGACGACCCGGACGCACCGGTTCTCGCCTCCGTGCTCCGTCTGCTCGACCTCTACGAGGAGCACCGCGAGCGACTGCAGCGTCGCAACGGGTTCACTCCCGGGTGGGACCTGCTGTCGGCGGCGTCTGTGGTGGCGCGGACGCCGGCGGCGCCCCTGCCCTGATCCGGTCTCCCGGCTCCCGCAGCAGCCACCAGGCCGCGAGCCAGGCCGCTGCACCCGCGACGACCTCCAGGTGCAGCTCGGTGAGCGCGAGCGCGACCAGGGTCGTCACCGCCGCCGAGCCGAGCGCCTCTCCGGGCATGCCGGTCTCAGCGTCCGCTCGGTGCGTCGGCCGACGCCGTGCTGCCGGCGGCGTCGCTGGCAGCGCCGGTCACCGCGGCGCGGCGGCGAGCGTCGAGGGCGGAGGAGCGGCGCGAGAGCCGGTGGTCGAGCAGCGCGGCCGCGTCGGCGTTGCGACCGGCCATCGCCAGCACGTGCACCAGCGTGTCCTCGACGACCTCGCGCTGCGCCTTGCTCCCGCCCAGCGGGTCCATCGTGGTCACCACATCGGCGAGCGTCGCCGCAGCGGCGTCCCAGCGCTCCTCGACGACCGACACGAGGCCGGTGCACAGCGGGGCGACGACGTCGCGGAAGACGCGGTCCTCGTGCTGGGCGGCCTGTGCGGA
This genomic stretch from Nocardioides renjunii harbors:
- a CDS encoding amidohydrolase family protein, translating into MYADHLVQPWYDRVLEELPEGPVLDVHTHIGDRDSVSATVEELLTAVDAARARALVFPLSEPDGYRAANAACLDAALRSDGRLTALARVVPDEVDGLEALLDAGARGIKLHLSSDELDLADPLLEPVFAIADERRLPVVVHAGPEVDSVRETVLETCTRRPGLRMVLAHCAMSDLGRLHRHVGDVPNLFFDTSWWTPAHLMALFRLVPPGRVLAASDLPYSTPVSWLMATARCAWQAGLDRDQVASVLGGQATRLLEGREPLDLGGPPEREARAVGPFLEVASTNLLAALEAMQRGLHPEVPLTVARHACDVPSDDPDAPVLASVLRLLDLYEEHRERLQRRNGFTPGWDLLSAASVVARTPAAPLP